A window of Xylophilus sp. GW821-FHT01B05 contains these coding sequences:
- the groL gene encoding chaperonin GroEL (60 kDa chaperone family; promotes refolding of misfolded polypeptides especially under stressful conditions; forms two stacked rings of heptamers to form a barrel-shaped 14mer; ends can be capped by GroES; misfolded proteins enter the barrel where they are refolded when GroES binds) codes for MAAKDVVFGGEARARMVEGVNILANAVKVTLGPKGRNVVLERSFGAPTVTKDGVSVAKEIELKDKLQNMGAQLVKEVASKTSDNAGDGTTTATVLAQAIVREGSKYVAAGLNPMDLKRGIDKAVTALVAELKKASKATTTSKEIAQVGSISANSDESIGKIIADAMDKVGKEGVITVEDGKSLDNELDVVEGMQFDRGYLSPYFINSPEKQSAILENPFVLLYDKKISNIRDLLPTLEQVAKSGRPLLIIAEEVEGEALATLVVNTIRGILKVVAVKAPGFGDRRKAMLEDIAILTGGKVIAEEIGLTLEKVTLADLGSAQRIEVGKENTTIIDGAGAAADIEARVKQVRIQIEEATSDYDREKLQERVAKLAGGVAVIKVGAATEVEMKEKKARVEDALHATRAAVEEGIVAGGGVALLRAKQAAGEIKGDNADQDAGIKLILKAIESPLREIVYNAGGEPSVVVNAVLNGKGNYGFNAANDTYGDMIEMGILDPTKVTRTALQNAASVASLLLTTEAMIAEAPKEESSAGGMPGGMGGMGGMGDMGM; via the coding sequence ATGGCAGCAAAAGACGTAGTCTTCGGCGGCGAAGCCCGCGCTCGCATGGTCGAAGGCGTGAACATTCTCGCCAACGCCGTCAAGGTGACCCTGGGCCCCAAGGGCCGCAACGTGGTGCTCGAACGCTCGTTCGGCGCCCCCACCGTGACCAAGGACGGTGTGTCCGTGGCCAAGGAAATCGAGCTCAAGGACAAGCTCCAGAACATGGGCGCCCAGCTCGTGAAGGAAGTGGCCTCCAAGACCAGCGACAACGCTGGTGACGGCACCACCACCGCTACCGTGCTGGCCCAAGCCATCGTGCGCGAAGGCTCCAAGTACGTGGCCGCCGGCCTGAACCCGATGGACCTGAAGCGCGGCATCGACAAGGCAGTGACTGCCCTGGTCGCCGAGCTGAAGAAGGCCTCCAAGGCCACCACCACCTCCAAGGAAATCGCGCAAGTCGGCTCCATCTCGGCCAACAGCGACGAATCCATCGGCAAGATCATTGCTGACGCAATGGACAAGGTCGGCAAGGAAGGCGTGATCACCGTTGAAGACGGCAAGTCGCTCGACAACGAACTCGACGTCGTCGAAGGCATGCAGTTCGACCGCGGCTACCTGTCGCCCTACTTCATCAACAGCCCGGAAAAGCAATCTGCGATTCTGGAAAACCCCTTCGTGCTGCTGTACGACAAGAAGATCAGCAACATCCGCGACCTGCTGCCCACGCTGGAGCAAGTTGCCAAGTCGGGCCGTCCGCTGCTGATCATTGCCGAAGAAGTCGAAGGCGAAGCCCTGGCTACCCTGGTCGTGAACACGATCCGCGGCATCCTGAAGGTTGTGGCTGTCAAGGCTCCTGGCTTCGGCGACCGCCGCAAGGCCATGCTGGAAGACATCGCCATCCTGACGGGCGGCAAGGTCATCGCTGAAGAAATCGGCCTGACCCTGGAGAAAGTGACGCTGGCTGACCTGGGTTCGGCACAACGCATCGAAGTGGGCAAGGAAAACACGACGATCATCGACGGCGCTGGCGCCGCTGCTGACATCGAAGCCCGCGTCAAGCAAGTGCGCATCCAGATCGAAGAAGCGACCAGCGACTACGACCGCGAAAAGCTGCAAGAACGCGTGGCCAAGCTGGCCGGCGGTGTTGCCGTGATCAAGGTTGGCGCTGCCACCGAAGTCGAAATGAAGGAAAAGAAGGCACGCGTGGAAGACGCGCTGCACGCTACCCGCGCTGCCGTTGAAGAAGGCATCGTGGCCGGCGGCGGCGTGGCACTGCTGCGCGCCAAGCAAGCTGCTGGCGAGATCAAGGGCGACAACGCCGATCAAGACGCCGGCATCAAGCTGATCCTGAAGGCCATCGAATCGCCCCTGCGCGAAATCGTCTACAACGCCGGTGGCGAACCGAGCGTGGTGGTCAACGCAGTGTTGAACGGCAAGGGCAACTACGGCTTCAACGCTGCCAACGACACCTACGGCGACATGATCGAAATGGGCATCCTGGACCCGACCAAGGTGACGCGCACTGCTCTGCAGAACGCTGCCTCCGTCGCTTCCCTGCTGCTCACGACCGAAGCCATGATTGCTGAAGCACCGAAGGAAGAATCCAGTGCCGGCGGCATGCCTGGCGGCATGGGTGGTATGGGCGGCATGGGCGACATGGGCATGTAA
- a CDS encoding type II toxin-antitoxin system Phd/YefM family antitoxin translates to MQTFTANEAKTRFGEFLDRAQRAPVGVLKHDRLVGVMVSVQDYESMRAFYADRLQKTLEESAAHAAAAGMTPEILDQLLADES, encoded by the coding sequence ATGCAAACCTTCACTGCCAACGAAGCCAAGACCCGGTTCGGAGAATTCCTGGACCGCGCGCAGCGTGCGCCGGTGGGCGTGCTCAAGCATGACCGTCTGGTGGGTGTGATGGTGAGCGTGCAAGATTACGAATCGATGCGGGCCTTTTATGCCGACAGGCTTCAAAAAACGCTCGAAGAATCTGCCGCTCACGCCGCCGCCGCGGGCATGACGCCGGAAATCCTGGACCAACTGCTTGCCGATGAAAGTTGA
- a CDS encoding putative toxin-antitoxin system toxin component, PIN family, whose product MKVERRLAVVLDTNVWISAALSQAGPPAKVVAHVLAYALPVFCDATFAELHSRIWKPKFDRYLTIEARNKLLDTALAVARWVEIQASLSTQTHCRDPDDDVFIHTALSANAQWLVTGDDDLLSAPAVPHLQIVSPKQALAQPVFQTPG is encoded by the coding sequence ATGAAAGTTGAGCGTCGCCTTGCGGTGGTGCTCGATACCAATGTCTGGATCAGCGCAGCGCTGTCCCAGGCGGGGCCTCCCGCCAAAGTAGTGGCCCATGTTTTGGCATATGCCCTGCCGGTGTTTTGTGACGCCACTTTTGCGGAGTTGCACTCCCGCATCTGGAAGCCGAAATTCGACCGCTACCTGACGATCGAAGCGCGAAACAAATTGCTGGATACGGCGCTTGCCGTTGCGCGATGGGTCGAAATCCAGGCGTCGCTTTCGACGCAAACACATTGCCGAGATCCAGACGATGATGTATTCATCCACACCGCCCTGTCGGCGAACGCGCAGTGGTTGGTTACTGGAGACGATGATCTGCTTTCCGCGCCGGCAGTGCCGCATCTTCAGATCGTGAGCCCCAAGCAGGCCTTGGCGCAACCAGTATTTCAAACGCCCGGTTGA
- a CDS encoding DEAD/DEAH box helicase family protein — MLVYRNTKLAVVEAKAWDKPHTEGVAQAKSYSAKLAIRHTYSTNGQAIYGIDMATGAEGDVAQYPSPEALWEQTFAAPNVWRDRFATVTFPNKSGTWDIRFYQEIAVNRVLEKVANGEQRMLLTLATGTGKTSIAFQIAWKLFQSRWNLKDAKNDAEPSRRPRILFLADRNNLADQAYNDFTSFTAFSEDALVRIDPADIRKKGRVPKNGSVFFTIFQTFMSGTDEAPYFGDYPPDFFDLIVIDECHRGGANNEGTWRGILEYFAPAVQLGLTATPKRRDNADTYAYFGEPVYVYSLKDGVNDGFLTPFKVGQIATTLDDYVYTADDTLVEGEIEAGKRYVEADFNRIIEIRQREAYRVRKLMDMIDQREKTIVFCATQDHALAVRDLINQMKTSTDPGYCQRVTASDGALGNQHLREFQDNEKTTPTILTTSQKLSTGVDARNVRNIVLLRPVNSMIEFKQIIGRGTRLYEGKDYFTIYDFVRAHQLFSDPEWDGEPVEPEVRAPKLPGTPPTAKESPPPDYLPPVRAAKIRGQLADGKERAIQSMVATSFWGPDGKPLSAAQFMESLFGVLPTFFRDEAELRTIWSDPETRKGLLVGLADKGFGTVQIGEMQKLIEAEKSDLFDVLAYVAFSSAPLTRQVRATAASEATARQFTDKQSAFIDFVLAQYVKEGVSELGVEKLSPLLKLRYHNALSDAFAELGQPEQVRGLFVGFQRYLYEAKTP, encoded by the coding sequence GTGCTGGTCTACCGCAATACCAAGCTGGCAGTGGTCGAGGCAAAAGCCTGGGACAAACCACACACCGAGGGCGTGGCCCAGGCCAAGAGCTACTCGGCCAAGCTGGCGATTCGCCACACCTATTCGACCAACGGGCAGGCCATCTACGGCATCGACATGGCGACGGGCGCCGAGGGCGACGTGGCGCAGTACCCGAGCCCGGAAGCGTTGTGGGAGCAGACCTTTGCAGCGCCAAATGTGTGGCGTGACCGCTTTGCTACGGTAACTTTTCCGAACAAAAGCGGCACCTGGGACATCCGCTTCTACCAGGAGATTGCCGTCAACCGCGTGCTGGAGAAAGTGGCCAACGGCGAGCAGCGCATGCTGCTGACTCTAGCAACAGGCACCGGCAAAACATCTATCGCTTTCCAGATCGCATGGAAGCTGTTTCAAAGCCGCTGGAACCTGAAGGATGCGAAGAACGATGCAGAGCCATCACGCCGGCCACGCATCCTGTTTCTGGCGGACCGTAACAACCTGGCCGACCAGGCCTACAACGACTTCACCTCGTTCACGGCATTCTCCGAAGACGCACTGGTGCGCATCGACCCGGCAGACATCCGCAAAAAGGGCCGGGTGCCGAAGAACGGCAGCGTGTTCTTCACGATCTTCCAGACCTTCATGAGCGGCACCGACGAGGCGCCCTACTTCGGCGACTACCCGCCCGACTTTTTCGACCTGATCGTCATCGACGAATGCCACCGCGGCGGAGCCAACAACGAAGGCACTTGGCGCGGCATCCTCGAATACTTTGCACCAGCGGTACAGCTCGGGCTGACGGCCACACCCAAGCGCCGCGACAACGCCGACACCTATGCGTACTTCGGCGAGCCGGTGTATGTGTATTCGCTGAAGGACGGCGTCAACGACGGGTTCTTGACACCGTTCAAAGTGGGGCAGATTGCGACCACGCTGGACGACTATGTCTACACAGCCGACGACACGCTGGTCGAGGGCGAGATCGAGGCTGGCAAGCGCTACGTGGAGGCAGACTTCAACCGCATCATCGAAATCAGGCAACGCGAGGCCTACCGTGTGCGCAAGCTGATGGACATGATCGACCAACGCGAAAAGACCATCGTGTTCTGCGCCACGCAAGACCATGCGCTGGCGGTGCGCGACCTCATCAATCAGATGAAAACCAGCACCGACCCTGGTTACTGCCAGCGCGTGACGGCCAGCGACGGCGCGCTGGGCAACCAGCATCTGCGCGAGTTCCAGGACAACGAGAAAACGACCCCGACCATCCTGACCACGTCGCAAAAGCTCTCCACCGGTGTAGATGCGCGCAACGTGCGCAACATCGTGCTGCTGCGGCCAGTGAATTCGATGATCGAGTTCAAGCAGATCATCGGCCGTGGCACGCGGCTGTATGAGGGTAAGGACTACTTCACGATTTACGACTTCGTGCGGGCGCACCAGTTGTTCTCGGACCCGGAATGGGATGGCGAACCGGTCGAACCCGAAGTGCGTGCGCCGAAGCTGCCGGGCACTCCGCCCACAGCGAAGGAATCACCGCCGCCCGACTATCTGCCGCCGGTGCGTGCCGCGAAGATCAGGGGACAACTGGCCGACGGCAAGGAGCGCGCCATCCAGAGCATGGTCGCCACCAGCTTCTGGGGGCCGGACGGCAAGCCGCTTTCGGCTGCGCAATTCATGGAAAGCCTGTTCGGCGTGCTACCAACATTCTTCCGTGACGAGGCCGAGCTGCGCACGATATGGAGCGATCCCGAAACACGCAAGGGGTTGTTGGTGGGGCTGGCCGACAAGGGTTTCGGCACCGTTCAGATCGGCGAGATGCAGAAGCTGATCGAGGCGGAGAAAAGCGACCTGTTCGATGTGCTGGCCTATGTGGCATTTTCCTCGGCGCCTCTGACCCGCCAAGTTCGGGCCACGGCTGCCAGCGAGGCAACGGCCAGGCAGTTCACCGACAAGCAGAGTGCGTTCATCGATTTCGTGCTGGCTCAGTACGTGAAAGAAGGCGTGAGCGAGTTGGGCGTCGAGAAGTTGTCGCCGCTGCTGAAGCTCAGATACCACAACGCGTTGTCCGATGCATTCGCGGAGCTCGGCCAGCCAGAGCAGGTGCGGGGGCTGTTCGTCGGTTTCCAGCGCTACCTATACGAAGCGAAAACGCCCTGA
- a CDS encoding IS66 family transposase, which produces MPSHPSQPDLPALPDLSTLSHAQKDELIRMLWPLLGQVQSLTAQLAVMQARITELEARLALNSRNSSKPPSSDGLAKPAPKSLRPSGQRPLGGQKGHGGHTLRQSAEVDQVITHQSAPRCNACQELLAQHEVIAQRQVFELPALRAQVIEHQLIRSTCRCGAVHQGSFPEGISAPTQYGPRAKALAVHLNQHHLVPLQRTCELLRDAFGLPLSQASVLAFCHQAAQTLAPTVAAIGQAVQGAPVVHADETGIRVKGTLAWLHCAVTASLTWLGLHAKRGSAAFEALGILPGVRGTLVHDGLASYKGLDCTHSLCNAHHLRELTFVHEQMGERIWDGWAREMMELLLQAQREVAQADSPLPLERQAWFEAQWEQLLQRGERLHPEVLPSGAPRNRQGRHQQSKAFNLLKRLRVHRREVWRFMTDADVPFTNNLAEQALRMSKVRQKVSGCFRTREGADTFFTLRSYLATMRKQRACLFDCLISVFSGNTRQPVL; this is translated from the coding sequence ATGCCCAGCCACCCGAGCCAGCCCGACCTCCCAGCGTTGCCCGATCTCAGCACGCTGAGCCACGCGCAGAAGGACGAACTGATCAGGATGCTGTGGCCGCTGCTGGGGCAGGTGCAATCGCTCACCGCCCAGCTCGCAGTGATGCAAGCGCGCATCACCGAGCTCGAAGCCCGGCTGGCCCTCAACAGCCGCAACTCCAGCAAGCCGCCCTCCAGCGATGGCCTGGCCAAACCCGCCCCGAAGTCCCTGCGCCCCAGCGGCCAGCGCCCTCTAGGCGGCCAGAAGGGCCACGGCGGCCACACGCTGCGCCAGAGCGCCGAAGTCGACCAGGTCATCACCCACCAGAGTGCCCCCCGCTGCAACGCCTGCCAGGAGTTGCTGGCCCAGCACGAGGTCATCGCCCAGCGCCAGGTCTTCGAACTCCCGGCGCTGCGCGCCCAGGTCATCGAACACCAACTGATCCGCTCCACCTGCCGCTGCGGGGCCGTGCACCAAGGCAGCTTCCCCGAGGGCATCAGCGCTCCCACGCAATACGGCCCCCGGGCCAAGGCCCTGGCCGTGCATTTGAACCAGCACCACCTGGTGCCCCTGCAGCGCACCTGCGAGCTCCTGCGCGACGCCTTTGGCCTGCCCCTGTCCCAAGCCAGCGTGCTGGCCTTCTGCCACCAGGCGGCCCAGACCCTGGCGCCCACGGTAGCGGCCATCGGGCAGGCCGTACAAGGCGCCCCCGTTGTGCACGCCGATGAGACCGGTATCCGGGTCAAGGGCACCCTGGCCTGGTTGCACTGCGCCGTCACGGCCTCGCTGACGTGGCTGGGGCTGCATGCCAAGCGTGGCAGCGCAGCCTTCGAAGCCCTGGGCATCCTGCCCGGCGTGCGGGGCACGCTGGTGCACGACGGGCTGGCCAGCTACAAGGGGCTGGACTGCACGCACAGCCTGTGCAATGCGCACCACCTGCGGGAGCTGACCTTCGTGCACGAGCAGATGGGCGAGAGGATCTGGGATGGCTGGGCGCGCGAGATGATGGAGCTGCTGCTGCAGGCGCAGCGCGAGGTGGCGCAAGCAGACTCACCACTTCCGCTGGAGCGCCAGGCCTGGTTCGAAGCGCAGTGGGAACAGTTGCTGCAGCGCGGGGAGCGGCTGCACCCGGAGGTCTTGCCCTCGGGGGCGCCCCGCAACAGACAGGGCCGCCACCAGCAGAGCAAGGCGTTCAATCTGCTCAAGCGCCTGCGCGTGCACCGCCGCGAGGTCTGGCGCTTCATGACCGATGCGGACGTGCCTTTTACCAACAACCTGGCCGAGCAGGCCCTGCGCATGTCCAAGGTCCGACAGAAGGTCTCGGGCTGCTTTCGCACGCGGGAGGGGGCCGATACCTTCTTTACCCTGCGCTCCTATCTGGCCACTATGCGCAAGCAGCGCGCCTGCCTCTTTGACTGCCTCATCAGTGTCTTCTCGGGGAACACCAGGCAGCCTGTGCTGTAG
- a CDS encoding patatin-like phospholipase family protein — protein sequence MKTSRPLPRPPATPAIRPPPSSTDDECILVLQGGGALGAYQGGVFEALSKVYREPTWVAGISIGAINAALIAGNPAARRLARLREFWELVSSSPPLPSIGISSAGGTARATLNDASATRVMLCGVPGFFTPRFPPAPFQPRGSLEAISYYDTTPLQRTLERLVDFDLLNDGPVRLSVGAVNVRTGNFEYFDSAKQRIDARHVMASGALPPGFAPVEIDGEHYWDGGLVSNTPLQYVLDQPGKRRRLVFQVDLFAATGPLPTTLAEVTEREKDIRFSSRTRMNTNNELDMQVITQAAKRLLAKLPPALRDDPDLQALTRMRCESAVDVVHLIYRSKHYESQSKDYEFSRLSMQEHWDTGRADMSHTLHDPRWTGHERSASGVHVFDLTSDSSTTGPAT from the coding sequence ATGAAGACTTCGCGCCCGCTTCCGCGTCCTCCAGCAACCCCGGCGATCCGCCCTCCTCCCTCCAGCACCGACGACGAATGCATCCTTGTGCTGCAGGGCGGCGGCGCGCTGGGGGCCTACCAGGGCGGCGTCTTCGAAGCGCTGAGCAAGGTCTACCGCGAGCCGACCTGGGTCGCCGGCATCTCCATCGGGGCGATCAATGCCGCGCTGATTGCCGGCAACCCGGCCGCAAGGCGCCTGGCGCGTTTGCGCGAATTCTGGGAACTGGTCAGCTCATCGCCTCCACTGCCCTCCATCGGCATCAGCAGCGCGGGCGGCACGGCGCGCGCCACGCTGAACGACGCCAGCGCGACCCGGGTCATGCTGTGCGGCGTGCCGGGTTTCTTCACGCCGCGCTTCCCGCCAGCGCCGTTCCAGCCGCGCGGCAGCCTGGAGGCGATCAGCTACTACGACACCACGCCGCTGCAGCGCACGCTGGAGCGGCTGGTGGACTTCGACCTGCTCAACGACGGGCCGGTACGCCTGTCGGTCGGCGCGGTCAATGTGCGCACCGGCAACTTCGAGTACTTCGACTCGGCCAAGCAGCGCATAGACGCACGCCACGTCATGGCCAGCGGCGCATTGCCGCCCGGCTTTGCGCCGGTCGAGATCGACGGCGAGCACTACTGGGATGGCGGGCTGGTGTCGAACACGCCACTGCAGTACGTGCTCGACCAGCCCGGCAAGCGGCGCCGCCTGGTGTTCCAGGTCGACCTGTTCGCCGCGACCGGCCCCTTGCCCACCACCCTCGCCGAGGTGACCGAGCGCGAGAAGGACATCCGCTTCTCCAGCCGCACCCGCATGAACACCAACAACGAGCTCGACATGCAGGTGATCACGCAGGCCGCCAAGCGCCTGCTGGCCAAGCTGCCGCCCGCGCTGCGCGACGACCCCGACCTGCAGGCGCTGACCCGCATGCGCTGCGAGAGCGCCGTCGACGTGGTGCACCTGATCTACCGCAGCAAGCACTACGAGAGCCAATCCAAGGACTACGAGTTCTCGCGCCTGTCCATGCAAGAGCACTGGGACACCGGGCGCGCCGACATGTCGCACACCCTGCACGACCCGCGCTGGACCGGGCACGAGCGCAGCGCCAGCGGCGTGCATGTGTTCGACCTCACCTCCGACAGCTCCACCACCGGGCCCGCCACATGA
- a CDS encoding acetoacetate decarboxylase, whose amino-acid sequence MNIADVKRNAFAMPLTSPAFPPGPYRFVNREFLIVTYRTDPDALRAVVPEPPQITDPIVKYEFIRMPDSTGFGDYTESGQVIPVTFEGQAGGYVHSMYLNDEAPIAGGRELWGFPKKLAAPRLAVETDTLLGTLDYGSVRVATATMGYKHHALDTAGVLKGLLAPNYLLKIIPHVDGGPRICELVRYFLEDVTVKGAWTGPAALELAHHALAPVAQLPVLEVLSGTHILTDMTLGMGTVIHDYLS is encoded by the coding sequence ATGAACATCGCCGACGTCAAGCGCAACGCCTTCGCCATGCCGCTCACCAGCCCGGCCTTCCCGCCCGGGCCCTACCGCTTCGTCAACCGCGAATTCCTGATCGTCACCTACCGCACCGACCCCGACGCGCTGCGCGCCGTGGTGCCCGAGCCGCCGCAGATCACCGACCCCATCGTCAAGTACGAGTTCATCCGCATGCCCGACTCCACCGGCTTTGGCGACTACACCGAGTCGGGCCAGGTGATCCCGGTCACATTCGAAGGCCAGGCCGGCGGCTATGTGCATTCGATGTACCTCAACGACGAGGCGCCCATTGCCGGCGGCCGCGAGCTGTGGGGCTTTCCGAAGAAGCTCGCCGCGCCCAGGCTCGCGGTAGAGACCGACACCCTGCTCGGCACGCTGGACTACGGCTCGGTGCGCGTGGCCACCGCCACCATGGGCTACAAGCACCACGCGCTCGATACCGCAGGCGTACTCAAAGGCCTGCTCGCGCCCAACTACCTGCTCAAGATCATTCCGCACGTGGACGGCGGCCCGCGCATCTGCGAGCTGGTGCGCTACTTCCTCGAAGACGTCACCGTCAAGGGCGCCTGGACCGGCCCCGCCGCGCTGGAGCTGGCGCACCACGCGCTGGCGCCCGTGGCACAGTTGCCGGTACTGGAAGTGCTATCCGGCACGCACATCCTGACCGACATGACGCTTGGCATGGGCACCGTCATCCACGATTATTTGAGCTGA
- a CDS encoding 3-hydroxybutyrate dehydrogenase: protein MKLQNKVCIVTGAASGIGKEIAITYAREGGKVVIADLNKDAAQAAADDITRAGGTAMAVAMDVTNEDQVNAAVAEVVAAYGGVDVLVSNAGIQIVHPVEEFPFADWKKMLAIHLDGAFLTTKAVLPHMQKSGTGGSIIYMGSVHSKEASVLKSAYVTAKHGLIGLCKTVAKEGGKYKIRANVICPGFVRTPLVEKQIPEQAKALGISEDDVVKKIMLKETVDGEFTTVQDVAEVALLFAGFETNALTGQSLVVSHGWFMQ from the coding sequence ATGAAACTCCAGAACAAGGTCTGCATCGTCACCGGCGCCGCCAGCGGCATTGGCAAGGAAATCGCCATCACCTATGCGCGCGAAGGCGGCAAGGTCGTGATCGCCGACCTGAACAAGGACGCCGCACAGGCCGCGGCCGATGACATCACCCGGGCCGGCGGCACCGCGATGGCGGTGGCCATGGACGTCACTAATGAAGACCAGGTCAACGCAGCCGTCGCCGAGGTGGTGGCGGCCTATGGCGGTGTCGACGTGCTGGTGAGCAATGCCGGCATCCAGATCGTGCACCCGGTCGAAGAGTTTCCGTTTGCCGACTGGAAGAAGATGCTCGCCATCCACCTCGACGGTGCCTTCCTCACCACCAAGGCGGTGCTGCCGCACATGCAAAAGTCCGGCACGGGCGGCAGCATCATCTACATGGGCTCGGTGCACTCCAAAGAGGCCTCGGTACTCAAGTCAGCCTATGTCACAGCCAAGCACGGCCTGATCGGCCTGTGCAAGACGGTGGCCAAGGAAGGCGGCAAGTACAAGATCCGCGCCAACGTGATCTGCCCGGGCTTTGTCCGCACGCCGCTGGTCGAAAAGCAGATCCCCGAACAGGCCAAGGCCCTGGGCATCAGCGAAGACGACGTGGTGAAGAAGATCATGCTCAAGGAAACCGTGGACGGCGAATTCACCACCGTGCAGGACGTGGCCGAGGTCGCGCTGCTGTTCGCCGGCTTCGAGACCAACGCGCTGACCGGGCAGTCGTTGGTGGTGAGCCACGGCTGGTTCATGCAATAA
- a CDS encoding DUF805 domain-containing protein: MNFGQAISVCLQKKYVDFSGRASRSEFWWFFLFQLLALLVASLIHQFVYFVVALGLFLPAISVSVRRLHDVGRSGWWLLLHFVPLIGSLVLLYWAVQPSQPGANEFGEPPAQLDLAGLPPGAV, translated from the coding sequence ATGAATTTCGGTCAAGCCATTTCCGTTTGCCTGCAGAAGAAATACGTCGATTTTTCGGGCCGCGCCAGCCGCTCGGAATTCTGGTGGTTCTTCTTGTTCCAGCTGTTGGCACTGCTGGTGGCCTCGCTGATCCACCAGTTTGTGTACTTCGTGGTGGCGCTGGGGCTGTTCCTGCCGGCGATCAGCGTGAGCGTGCGCCGCCTGCATGACGTGGGCCGCAGTGGCTGGTGGCTGCTGCTGCACTTCGTGCCCCTGATCGGGTCCCTGGTGCTGCTCTACTGGGCGGTGCAGCCCAGCCAGCCCGGCGCCAATGAGTTTGGCGAGCCGCCGGCACAGTTGGATCTGGCCGGCCTGCCGCCCGGCGCGGTTTGA